In the Triticum aestivum cultivar Chinese Spring chromosome 2B, IWGSC CS RefSeq v2.1, whole genome shotgun sequence genome, taatcccgaaggtagatgtagaggtagcctgccgaccgcgatcacatcgactttggaaccatttcccacgcgcatcgtcaccttgtccttagccaatcttcgcttaatccgtagtccctgtttcgagttgcaaatattagcaacagaaccagtatcaaatacccaggtgctactgcgagcattagtaaggtacacatcaataacatgtatatcacatatacctttgttcaccttgccatccttcttatccgccaaatacttggggtagttccgcttctagtgaccagtttgcttgcagtagaagcactcagtctcaggcttaggtccagacttgggtttcttctcttgagcagcaacttgtttgtttttcttcttgaagttccccttcttcttccctttaccctttttcttgaaactagtggtcttattgaccatcaacacttgatgctccttcttgatttctacctccgcagactttagcattgcgaagagctcgggaatagtcttgtccatcccttgcatattatagttcatcacgaagctcttgtagcttggtggcagtgattgaagaattctgtcaatgacactatcatcaggaagattaactcccagttgaatcaagtgattattatacccagatattttgagtatgtgttcactgacagaactattctcctccatcttgcagctatagaactttattagacacttcatatctctcaatccgggcatttgcttgaaatattaacttcaactcctggaacatctcatatgctccatgacgttcaagtcgttgaagtcccggttctaagccgtaaagcatggcacactgaactatcgagtagtcatcaactttgctctgccaaacattcACAATGTccgcagttgcatctgcagcaggcctggcacccagcggtgcttccaggacgtaattcttatgtgcatcaatgaggataatcctcaagttacggacccagtccgtgtaattgctaccatcatctttcaactttgctttctcaaggaacgcattaaaattcaacggaacaacagcacgagccatctatctacaagaaacatagacatgcaaaatactatcaggtactaagttcatgataaatttaagttcaattaatcatattactaaagaactcccacttagacagacatctctctagtcatctaagtgatcacgtgatccaaatcaactaaaccatgtccgatcatcacgtgagatggagtagttttcaatggtgaacatcactatgttgatcatatctactatatgattcacgttcgaactttcggtcttcgtgttccgaggtcatatctgtatatgctaggctcgtcaagtttaacctgagtattccacgtgtgcaactgttttgcacccattgtatttgaacgtagagcctatcacacccgatcatcacgtggtgtctcagcacgaagaactttcgcaatggtgcatactcagggacaacacttcttgataattagtgagagatcatcttaaaatgctaccgtcaatcaaagcaagataagatgcataaaggataaacatcacatgcaatcaatataagtgatatgatatgtccatcatcatcttgtgcttgtgatctccatctccgaagcatcgtcgtgatcaccatcgtcactggcacgacaccttgatctccatcatagcatcgttgtcgttacgccatctattgcttctacgactatcgctaccgcttagtgataaagtaaaccaattacagggcgtttgcatttcatacaataaagcgacaaccatatggctcctgctagttgccgataacttcggttacaaaacatgatcatctcatacaatacaatatagcatcacgtcttgaccatatcaaatcacaacatgccctgcaaaaacaagttagacgtcctctactttgttgttgcaaattttacgtggctgctatgggctgagcaagaaccgttcttacctacgcatcaaaaccacaacgatagtttgtcaagttagtgctgttttaaccttcgcaaggaccgggcgtagccacactcggttcaactaaagttggagaaactgacacccgccagccacctgtgtgcaaagcacgtcggtagaaccagtcgcgcgtaagcgtacgcataatgtcggtctaggacgcttcatccaacaataccgccgaaacaaagtatgacatgctggtaagcagtatgacttgtatcgcccacaactcacttgtgttctactcgtgcatataacatctacgcataaaacctaggctcggatgccactgttggggaacgcagtaatttcaaaaaatttcctacgcacacgcaagatcatggtgatgcatagcaacaagaggggagagtgtcgtccacgtaccctcgtagaccgaaagtggaagcgttagaacaacacggttgatgtagtcatacgtcttcacggcccgaccgatcaagcaccgaaactacgacacctctgagttcttgcacacattcagctcgatgacatccctcgaacccaatccagccgagtgtcgagggagagttccatcagcacgatggcgtggtgacgatcttgatgttctactgtcgcagggcttcgcctaagcaccgctacaatattatcgaggaggactatggtggaggggggcaccgcacatggctaagagatcaagagatcaattgttgtgccttgaggtgcccccctgcccccgtatataaaggagcaagggggaggggcggccggccagggaggaggcgcgccaaggggagtcctactcccaccgggagtaggactccctcctttccttgtccaagtaggagaggggaaaggaagggagagaggggaggaaggaagggggggcgctgcccccctccttgtccaattcggactagagggggagggggtgcgcggcctgccctggccgaccctcctcttctccactttgggcccaagtggcccattaaccccccggggggttccagtaaccccccggtactccggtatatatccgatagcCTCCAAAacttattccggtgtccgaatatagtcgtccaatataccaatcttcatgtctcgaccatttcgagactcctcgtcatgtccgtaatcgcatttgggactctgaacaaacttcggtacatcaaaactcataaactcataatataactgtcatcgaaaccttaagcgtgcagaccctacgggttcgagaactatgtagacatgaccaagaatcgtttccggtcaataaccaatagcggaacctggatgctcatattggctcctacatattctacgaagattgttatcggtcaaaccacataacaacatatgttgttccctttgtcatcggtatgttactttaagcccaagatttgatcgtcggtatctcaatacctagttcaatctcgttaccggcaagtctctttactcgttacgtgatgcatcattccgtaactaactcattagctacgttgcttgcaaggcttatagtgatgtgcattaccgagagggcccagagatacctctccaacaatcggagtgacaaatcctaatctcgaaatacgccaacccaacatgtaacttcggagacacctgtagagctcctttataatcacccagttatgctgtgacgtttggtagcacacaaagtgttcctccggtaaacgagagttgcataatctcatagttgtaggaacatgtataagtcatgaagaaagcaatagcaacatactaaacgatcaagtgctaagctaacggaatgggtcatgtcaatcatatcattctcctaatgatgtgatcccgttaatcaaatgacaactcatgtctatggttaggaaacataaccatcttttattaatgagctagtcaagtagaggcatactagtgactttaagtttgtctatgtattcacacatgtattatgtttccggctaatacaattatagcatgaataataaacatttatcatgatatgaggaaataaataataactttattattgcctctagggcatatttccttcatcactcACCCTGAGTAGTCTCACAACTATGGCATGTAGAGAGGCTCTCAGTCTCATGGGTGAACTTCATTTTGGATAGTATTGTGTGTGGCCTCTGACTATCCGGAGGTTATACATGGTATCCAAGGGCGACAAAATGTTTATACGGTTAAATCCTTGAGGATATCAATACCAGTGCGGCGACCGAGAGGGAATTGTCTTTAGACATGGGAGCAAGAAATATAACAGTGAGGCTCGTGATATGGCTCATTTAACAACTACCCATTTAGTCGAACATCATGTTTGGTTCGCGAGCAGGGATGAAAATGGAGCAAAAGCGGAATAAAAATAGTGTTGCCACATGTGTTTTCACATTTCTCTCTGAAAGTGGAAACGAATATAGAAATCCCGGAAACGAATACTAACGGGAACAAATGGATAGCAATTATGGTGCAAACTCGGATACAAATTTGGATGTGTGTAATAACTAAAAGATCCCTTGAACCATTGAGAGAAACACAAGCAAACCAACAATAATTTAGATTGATATCACTACAATATTTATCGATGTTCTCCTAAGACATTGCCATAACACCTAAACCGGCCGCACCACATGGTGGTGCCTGGACAGTACAACAAGGATGAGTGGGTGGCATGTGGAATGGTTTCTTAAGGATAGGTGTTGGCGCATATCATGTCAATGGTGGCATGGATTTGTAAAACATAGAAGGGAATTAGGTTAGATATTAATGTTCTGGTTGTTGGACCACAATATGGGTTTTATTGAGTGTCGGCTTGAGCTACAtaatggatatagaaagttacgctGACGAGCTCCTCTACTCGGGGTACCTAACATAAAGGGCTCCAGCCTCGCCAGATACACAAGGCCCGCTAGGACCAACACTAGGAGGAAACCCTAAGAGGTGGAGGCGACCTTCGTGCTATTCAAGACTAGAGGGCGACGGTGCCATAGATGACATCTACCccccatgtaaaccctagacctctcctATATATATAAAGGGAGATCTAGGTCCCCATTCATCATCCAATCTTAGACCCAAACTCTCGGTAGTAATCCGGTACACCATTGTAATCCTTTGCATGAGGTATCCCCTCACCATGAATAACAATaagtaggatgtagggtattactttTCGGaggctcgaacctaggtaaaaagTGTGTGCAGACTCTGTCTAGGTACTTCCGATCTCGTCATGAACCCTACCGATGGACCTAACGATATTTCGCTCCATTAGTTGGTGCGCCAGGTAATGGCAATGTTTATCGAAAACCTAACCCACTGCAGAGAATTAGAAGAGGACGGCAAGCTCCCGCCAGGCCAATCCCTCACGTTCGACTCTTTTGAGCTAGTCTCTGATGGATCAGGACGACTTTTTACATCTCGCCCTCACACCTCGTCAACCACATGTACGATTAGCAAGGGAAGGCCTTGGGGGTCTACCCTGGCCCTAACCACCTCACGTGGAAACGCGAGCGAGGAGTTGTATAGGCTCCACAAAGTCGTCAGCCCGCCGCTCACAAGACCTCTATGAATATGATATTCACGACGGCGGATACACGGCGAAAACAGAAACTTGGGCGATGCGCGATCTACGCAACAGAAAATGCAACCAGCGAGTGGCTTGCATGGACCTAGGAAATGGTGAACTTCAATGCCGGGGATCACCTCAAGGACGTCGTCCTCCAGGCAAGCATGCACTAGTGCTAGATCCAAACATGGGGGGCTGCTGCCTCTCACACGTCATAATGGATGGAGGCAGCGACCTCAATATTATCTTCACTAACACcctggagaagatgaagatctcaATGTCTACTCGACATAGGTCGGACGCGGGGTTTCATGGGGTGGTGTTGGGCCGCCCAGCCTGTCCCTTGCGGTAGATCGAGCTCGAGGTTGTCTCCGAAGACAGGCACAACTATGTAAGCAAAGCCGCAATTTGAGGTCGCTCGCTTTCAGAGTGGCTAGCACGTGATCTTGGGCAGGCTCGCATACGTGAAATCCATGGCAATCCCATCCTACGCCTATCTATAGATGAAGATGTCAGGCCTAAATGGCGCAAATACCTTACGGGGGAGCTCTAAAAGGCCTACGAAGCTGAGGTTGCCAACATGGAACTCGATGAGGCCACCTTGGCCTCCGCCGAGCTCGCCAAGATAAGAAAATGGATAGGGTCATCAAAGGCCGAGCTCCCATAGAAACCAAGGTCAGGGCCCGTGTTCTAGCcagacaaacaaacaaaaaaattccAGATACACCCGGATGATCCCAACAAGACGATAACCATCAGCGGAGACCTCTTAGAGAGCCAAGAGGTTGAGTCCTCGCCTTCCTCCGAGCCagctgggacatattcgcctggaaACCGCCGACATGCCAGAGGTGCCAACCAACAAAGTCGAACACTGCCTAAACGCCCGCAAGGACGCGAGGCCGGTGAAACAAGCCACACACTGCTTTGCAACAGAAAAGCGAATGTCGATAGGGGAAGAAATAACGCGCCTGCTCGTGGCCAAGTTCATAAGAGAGGTCGCGCACCCGAAGTGGCTGGCAAATCCAGTAACGGTATTGAAGAAAAACCACACATGGCGCATGTGCGTGGACTACAACGACCTCATGTCATAGGATTTTGCCTTAATCCCTTCAAAACATGTAATCAAGTATTAGTTGCCCCCAAAAAAAGTATTAGTTGCCCAAAGAAGTAACACATGTGTTGTAAGCTATGAATCTCATATGAAGACCCCCACTAGTCAACAATATTGTCTAATTAGTCAAACCAAACACGTCATCACTACCATTATTTGTTGCCGCTTGCTTAGCCAAGTAGTCATCCTTTCTTCTTGGGATTTTATTGGGTCGTGCACGTGTGTTGAAGAAGCGGAGGTTCGTGCGTGCCTTGCCCGGGCTCTATGTCGGTATCAGTCTCAATAAACCCATTATTATAGAATCTGATAGCTCTTCTGTGTGGCCTCCTTTCTTGCAAATGATTTTCTTGTCGGGTCCCCTTTTGTTGATCTTAAGAGGGAAGCACGAAGTATTATGAAGCTTACAAATAATTTTAAGATTGTCGAGATCAATCGCCAGGCAAACATGGCGTCTTACAAGATTGCCAAGTTTGGTTTTGATAATAGGCCGGACGGTCTTCTTTACTATAGTGTTCCACTAAAcctgggcaaacgtcgggccgggccgggtttcgggccgggcttgtaaaagcccgaacTTCATTTCttaagcccgagcccggcccgaagcccgaaatactccctgatttcaagcccgagcccggcccaaaatcaagcccgaagcccgaaagcccggcccgaatgcTGTTTTTTAATATGTGTACGTGCAAGCCCTGCCCGAAGCCCGAAAACCCGacccaaaaaatagaaagagagaagcccaagcccggcccgaactacctttcgggctgcaaaacaaagcccgagcccggcccgagtgtcaagcccggcccggcccggcccgggtttttcgggccgggtcgtcgggtcgggctgcccatgcccgggtttatGTTCCGCCCTACACGGCGTATTATGTAATGAACGGTTGTAAGCATGTTTTAAGCTGATTAATATACGAggctgtttttttttcaaaaaaatggtaGCAACATAAGCATTGTCATAGGCTCACAATGCATAAATTTCACCATTGTACATGGTACGCTCAGACTGGGTGCATCAAACATACCGATGTACTAACCGTCTTTGATGAAATAAAGTTACCGAAGTTTCAAAAAGTATTGTCTCACATTTTCATGTTTTGCTGAACTTTTTCACTTTTTGCAGATTCGCAGAAGAAAGAaatgacaaaaagaaaaagaaaaagaaaaccctgCCCGACCGCAACCGGGAAGGTACTGTAGACACGACAGGGGATATTTGGTCGATTTCGGAAAACCAGCCCAGCAAAACCCTCCAAAAATCCCCCAAAACCCTAGAGTATTGCACGCCAGATCCCCTCTGCTCTCCTCCCGGCCACCTCTCCCCATCCCCATTCCCCCCACGGCCAAGGGAAAATGGCGCCCTCCACCTCgtcggcctccgccctcctccacGTCCCTGGCCTGCCTCCCCGGGGACCCCATAGAGGCGGGTGCCGGAACCAGCCGCGGCGGCCGCGCCATGCGGCCGTGCGGTGCTCCTTCGCGTTCGCGCCCGTGGAGACGGCGAGGATAAAGGTCGTCGGCGTAGGTGGCGGCGGCAACAACGCCGTCAACCGCATGATCGGCAGCGGCCTCCAGGTAGCGCGGTGCCCCTTGCTtggacctcctcccctcctcccgcgGAACTGGGGTTCCTTTCTGTCCCGTGCTCGATGGTAGATCCATTTCCAGTCTGATTTGCAATTCGAACTTAGCAAGTGAACGAGCTAATCCGCGGCATTGTTTCCGCGCTGCCAATCCGTTTCAGGCCGTAATTCGTGGCATGCTTCAGCTCAGCGTACGAGTCTATGTAGGCTGATGTGAGGGTGTTCATATATGCTTACTATACATTGTTCCCTAAACAATAAAAATGTGTGCTTATAGATTGAAAATTATTCCTTGCCTTCGCAGAAGAATCCAGGGAAGTCTAATGCAGTATAATTTTATAGTGatgatgactgcacattccttgtCTGTTTTCTCAAATACTGATGACTGCATTTATACAATTTCAGGGTATCGAGTTTTATGCTATAAACACAGATTCCCAGGCTCTTGTGAATTCGCAGGCGCAACATCCGCTACAAATTGGAGAGCAATTGACTCGTGGACTGGGTAATACTTCCTATTTTCTTATGAAAGAAGGATGTCTCTATGGGCATTTTCACCCCTAATGCAAACTTGTGTTGGTGGCTTGGTGCACTGAAAAATAGAACAGAAATCAAACAGTATACCAGATGACACATGGTTACTGACTGTAAATTCCATTGCAAATAACACGTATGTTAACTAGACTAAATATGTCTGTGCAAACAGGTACTGGTGGAAATCCTAATTTGGGAGAACAAGCTGCCGAGGAATCAAAGGAAGTGATAGCCAATGCCCTCCGAGATTCTGATCTTGTCTTCATAACAGCTGGGATGGGAGGGGGTACTGGCTCCGGTGCTGCTCCAGTTGTTGCCCAGATAGCAAAGGAAGCCGGTTATCTTACTGTCGGTGTTGTCACCTACCCATTCAGCTTTGAAGGACGCAAGCGCTCTCTACAGGTATGTATTTGAACCCAAATATAAATAATTTTTGGTGTCTCGTTGAGCAATATTTGGTAATTTTGGTTAAGGTTGGAATGACTTTTGCTTACatcactttttatttatttatcatATAGACTGTTATGCAAACGCTAGCTACAAGAGTTAGCCCTACCCTCCAGCAATGTCATTTTCAGTCCTTACAGTAGTCTTAGCGTCAGTCCCCTAATGCTGTTGTATACAGTTTGTTGCTATTTGTTTTGTGAAAATACCCCTAAAATGCATTCGATTATTAACTACCATCATTTGCCTGATCTGAATTCATTTGATTGCTAGTCATTGGAATTTCTGTTTGCGGTGTTACTCTTTCTTTTTGGACCACTCCTGCTTAAGTAGCTTTTGTTTTTCTCTAGTTAGTTTAATTTCTTGTCACCACTTCAGGCACTCGAAGCATTGGAGAAGCTGGAAAGAAGTGTTGACACTCTGATTGTGATCCCAAATGATCGGTTGTTAGATATTGCTGATGAGAATATGCCCTTGCAAGACGCGTTTCTCCTTGCAGATGATGTCCTTCGACAGGGTGTCCAAGGAATATCAGACATTATCACGGTGGGTTTTCCCCTTCTCTATGCTGCAGTTACTTAGTTGTGACTAGCACAATGTAGTGTGTTTTTGCTATTGTTAAAAACAAAACTGTATGCTTAAAAAGGTTGTTCTTGCTATTGTTAAAAACAAAACTGTATGCTTAAAAAGATTTTTAGTTCTAAGTTTGCCCTCAATTCCATCCATTTGTGACAAATTCAACGTGTGGTGTAAGCCAAACGTGAACAGATCGGCACCAGCAATTGACATCTTTATAGCAGTATAAAGATGACATAATATATCTTAAACTCTGTAGATACCTGGGCTCGTGAATGTTGATTTTGCTGATGTGAAAGCTGTGATGAAAAATTCTGGAACTGCCATGCTTGGAGTTGGTGTTTCTTCCAGCAAAAACCGTGCCCAAGAAGCTGCTGAGCAGGCAACTCTTGCCCCTTTGATAGGGTCATCCATTGAGGCAGCTACTGGTGTTGTGTACAACATCACTGGCGGGAAGGACATCACTTTACAAGAAGTGAACAAGGTCTCTCAGGTGCGTGAACAACATCACTGACTCCTTACCATTATCTTTGATGGTCTTTGAAGAATTGATGAAGGCCATTAGAACATCGAAACAGCCGGCAGTAGAaccaatgcatgcatatttagGTCATTGACATGGAAGTGCTGTACTGTTGACTGTTTTGAGAGTAACCACCATTCATTCACTTTCTGCAGATCGTGACAAGCTTGGCTGATCCCTCGGCCAACATAATTTTCGGAGCTGTGGTCGACGACCGTTATAATGGCGAGATCCACGTGACCATCATCGCAACAGGATTTCCGCAGTCCTTCCAGAAGTCCCTTCTGGCTGATCCCAAGGGAGCACGGATACTGGAGGCGAAAGAAAAAGCGGCTAGCCTCGCAACGGCTGCTGTGGCGCAACAACCGGCGGCGGCCGTCCCGACATGGTCCCGGAGGCTCTTCTCCTGAACACTGTTCACCAGGCAAACAACCTTGCGGTTGTGAGGCTGTGGTTCTCGCTTTCTCGAGGCAGTAGAGAGTTTTAGCCTGTGTTATTCTTTTTGGCTGTGTAAACACTCTGAAAACTAGTTTCGCGTAGTGATTAGGTTCTCGTCTAGTGTATGTATTGTTCAGACACTTGACTCGGCTGTTTTTGAAAGTGTTCTGTTCGTTTTATAGCTTTGGCAACCTCAGGGCTCGCCTGTTTCATTTTGTGGGTGTGTAT is a window encoding:
- the LOC123046935 gene encoding cell division protein FtsZ homolog 1, chloroplastic produces the protein MAPSTSSASALLHVPGLPPRGPHRGGCRNQPRRPRHAAVRCSFAFAPVETARIKVVGVGGGGNNAVNRMIGSGLQGIEFYAINTDSQALVNSQAQHPLQIGEQLTRGLGTGGNPNLGEQAAEESKEVIANALRDSDLVFITAGMGGGTGSGAAPVVAQIAKEAGYLTVGVVTYPFSFEGRKRSLQALEALEKLERSVDTLIVIPNDRLLDIADENMPLQDAFLLADDVLRQGVQGISDIITIPGLVNVDFADVKAVMKNSGTAMLGVGVSSSKNRAQEAAEQATLAPLIGSSIEAATGVVYNITGGKDITLQEVNKVSQIVTSLADPSANIIFGAVVDDRYNGEIHVTIIATGFPQSFQKSLLADPKGARILEAKEKAASLATAAVAQQPAAAVPTWSRRLFS